TTTCTCGGTCTGGCCACTCTCGGCACCGAATTCCGCTGGGCTCGACGCTTTTCCGGCTGGCTCAAGCGGATGCTGTCGCGATTCTGGGCGTGGCAGAAATCACGCCGCGCGGCTCGCGCCTAAAGTTCTCACGGCTTCCGCTCGGCTCCCTCTAAGATGGGGCCATCGTGCAACGCAGCACAGACGGGAGAACCATGGATCTGACCTGGCTCGAGGAGGCACTGGGCAACATCAGCTCGGTCGTCTGGGGACCGTATGTCCTCATTCCCCTCCTCATCGGAACCGGCATCTACCTCACATTTCGCCTCGGCGGGCTTCAGTTCATCAAACTGGGCGCGGCATTACGCCTCGGCATCCTCAAGCGCAAAGATGCCGGGAGCGAGGGTGACATCTCGCAGTTCCAGGCGCTCACGACAGCGCTGGCCGCGACAGTCGGAACGGGAAACATCGTCGGCGTCGCTACCGCCATTGCGATCGGCGGGCCCGGCGCGCTGTTCTGGATGTGGATTACCGGACTCGTCGGCATGGTCACCAAGTACACCGAGGCGTATCTCGGTGTGCGTTTCAGGGGCACGGATGCTGCGGGCGAGAAGTCCGGCGGCCCCCAGTACTACCTGGAGCGCGGCATCAAGGGCCCCTTCGGCAAGATACTGGGGCTCATGTTCGCGATCTTCGCGACGATCGCGTGCTTCGGCATCGGAAACATGACGCAGGGCAACTCGATCGCCACGAACGTGCAGTCGAGTTTCAACGTGCCGACCTGGGTGACGGGAATCGTGCTCACGGTGCTGGCGCTGCTGGTGCTGGTCGGCGGCATCAAGTCGATCGGCCGCGTGACCGCCGGATTCGTGCCGGTCATGATCATCTTCTACGTGGCGGCCGCACTGTACATTCTGATCGCCAACATCGGATCACTCCCCGCGGCGATCGCGCAGGTGTTCACCGAAGCGTTCACCGGCACCAGCGCTGTCGGCGGGTTCGCCGGGTCGGCCATCATCATCGTCATTCAGTACGGTGTCGCCCGCGGTCTCTTCTCGAATGAGTCGGGGCTCGGTTCGGCACCGATGGCAGCCGCAGCGGCGCAGACCACTCACCCCGTTCGCCAGGGTCTCGTGTCGATGACGCAGACGTTCATCGACACGATCATCGTCGTCACGATGACGGGACTGGTGATCGTCACGACGGGGGCGTGGAAGGCCGTCGATCCCGAGACCGGTGAGCAGATCTCGGCCGCACTCATGACGGGTGAGGCGTTCACGAACGGTCTGCCAGGCGAGTGGGGTCACTGGGTAGTCACGATCGCTCTCGTGATGTTCGCGTTCTCAACAATCCTTGGGTGGTCGTACTACGGCGAGCGCAACATCGAGCGACTGTTCGGGCGCCGCGCGGTCATGCCGTTCCGCATCGTGTTCTCGCTCATCGTGTACATCGGCTGCACGGTTCAGCTCGGCGTCGTCTGGGCGTTCTCCGATGTGATGAACGGGTTGATGGCGATTCCGAACCTCATCGGCCTGCTTGTGCTGTCTGGCCTCGTCGCGCGCGAGACCAAGCACTACCTCAAGCACGACCCCAAGCTCGAGGCGTCGAAAGACGAGATCGAGGAGTTCATGGCCGGGCGAGAGGGCTGGGAGGACTGGAAGGCCGGGGATATTGTGGGCTCCAGCCGCAGGCTCTGACGCGATCTGAGCAGTGACACTGCGGCC
This DNA window, taken from Paramicrobacterium agarici, encodes the following:
- a CDS encoding alanine/glycine:cation symporter family protein, whose amino-acid sequence is MDLTWLEEALGNISSVVWGPYVLIPLLIGTGIYLTFRLGGLQFIKLGAALRLGILKRKDAGSEGDISQFQALTTALAATVGTGNIVGVATAIAIGGPGALFWMWITGLVGMVTKYTEAYLGVRFRGTDAAGEKSGGPQYYLERGIKGPFGKILGLMFAIFATIACFGIGNMTQGNSIATNVQSSFNVPTWVTGIVLTVLALLVLVGGIKSIGRVTAGFVPVMIIFYVAAALYILIANIGSLPAAIAQVFTEAFTGTSAVGGFAGSAIIIVIQYGVARGLFSNESGLGSAPMAAAAAQTTHPVRQGLVSMTQTFIDTIIVVTMTGLVIVTTGAWKAVDPETGEQISAALMTGEAFTNGLPGEWGHWVVTIALVMFAFSTILGWSYYGERNIERLFGRRAVMPFRIVFSLIVYIGCTVQLGVVWAFSDVMNGLMAIPNLIGLLVLSGLVARETKHYLKHDPKLEASKDEIEEFMAGREGWEDWKAGDIVGSSRRL